From Fibrobacter sp. UWR2, the proteins below share one genomic window:
- a CDS encoding diguanylate cyclase: protein MSKAKVLKLSKSIIVKSLLLLVCAMAAVTVGGTYYFANRQTQMALESTHEANKVHLQQMSSTLHNEMFQFGNQLMLLAKTSEIKSMDPSISTSYLKSYNISPLFISGEKISLFGRNNSLICDNSMIASVPTKYPIDFSKITPHRLHISGWYRDSDNMRPKRAFATVVADNAKGNGSLIASFSAQRLWKILSESKVGKKGYYVAINSDGEIIYHPDLETWLTGHHKISELGIKNFNPKNDETKNIKFYTLSNGETYLANYVYDAAYDIGLLSLQPKSEIDEQVSSLLLVSKVMLAAALVIILLISFWLYRMLVLPMGRLIQHTIEISEGDMEAEDIDLGKRQDEIGILAKHFNIMHHTIKRQIAELNAHREMLEQEVQERTKELEEANKKLDLISRTDELTGLPNRRDMLRTIDNEIQRVTRTRKPFCFIFIDIDHFKNVNDTYGHACGDEVLKHVAATIRNLLRKYDVLARYGGEEFLTLLPETDLEGAKIAAERFRKTIEDTTVIFGKLSIKVTITLGVSQYDHALGADRSIQMADRALYEGKENGRNRVIIWEPERTSQEDYKAAEIERDSRK from the coding sequence ATGAGCAAAGCAAAAGTCCTAAAACTATCCAAGAGCATTATTGTCAAGAGCCTGCTGCTCCTGGTGTGCGCGATGGCCGCGGTCACCGTCGGTGGCACGTACTACTTTGCCAACCGCCAGACGCAGATGGCTCTGGAATCGACCCACGAGGCAAACAAGGTTCACCTGCAGCAAATGTCATCGACCCTCCACAACGAGATGTTCCAGTTCGGCAACCAGCTCATGCTGCTAGCCAAGACGTCGGAAATCAAGAGCATGGACCCCTCCATCTCGACAAGCTATCTCAAGAGTTACAACATCTCGCCGCTATTCATATCGGGTGAAAAGATTTCGCTATTCGGTCGCAACAACAGCCTCATCTGCGACAATTCCATGATTGCGTCGGTACCGACAAAGTACCCCATCGACTTCTCGAAGATTACTCCTCACAGGCTCCATATCTCGGGCTGGTACCGCGATTCCGACAACATGAGGCCCAAGCGCGCTTTCGCTACCGTCGTCGCCGACAATGCGAAAGGCAACGGCAGCCTCATTGCAAGTTTCTCGGCCCAGAGGCTCTGGAAAATCCTATCCGAAAGCAAGGTCGGCAAAAAGGGTTACTACGTCGCCATCAATTCCGACGGCGAGATTATATACCATCCCGACCTCGAGACATGGCTTACCGGCCACCACAAGATATCGGAACTCGGAATCAAGAACTTCAACCCCAAGAACGATGAAACCAAGAATATCAAGTTCTATACGCTTTCAAACGGGGAAACCTACCTTGCGAACTACGTATATGATGCCGCATACGATATCGGACTATTGTCGCTGCAACCCAAGTCCGAAATCGACGAGCAGGTATCTTCGCTCCTGCTCGTGAGCAAGGTGATGCTCGCCGCAGCGCTCGTCATTATCCTGCTCATATCTTTCTGGCTCTACCGTATGCTTGTTCTCCCGATGGGGCGGCTCATCCAGCATACCATCGAAATATCCGAAGGTGACATGGAGGCCGAGGACATCGATCTCGGCAAGAGGCAAGACGAAATAGGTATCCTGGCGAAGCACTTCAATATCATGCACCACACCATCAAGCGCCAGATTGCCGAACTGAACGCGCACCGGGAGATGCTGGAACAGGAAGTGCAGGAACGCACGAAGGAACTCGAGGAAGCGAACAAGAAACTCGACCTGATCTCGAGAACAGACGAACTGACCGGGCTACCGAACCGTCGTGACATGCTACGCACCATCGACAACGAAATCCAGCGCGTGACGCGTACTAGGAAACCGTTCTGCTTCATATTCATCGATATCGACCACTTCAAGAATGTGAATGACACCTACGGGCACGCCTGTGGCGACGAGGTCCTCAAGCATGTCGCGGCCACAATCCGTAACCTGCTGCGCAAGTACGATGTGCTCGCCCGCTATGGCGGAGAGGAATTCCTCACGCTGCTCCCCGAGACAGACCTCGAAGGCGCAAAGATTGCCGCAGAACGTTTCCGCAAGACCATCGAAGACACGACCGTCATATTCGGGAAGCTCTCCATCAAGGTCACCATTACGCTGGGAGTTTCCCAGTACGATCATGCCCTCGGGGCAGACAGGAGTATCCAAATGGCAGACCGAGCCCTATACGAAGGCAAGGAGAACGGACGCAACAGGGTTATCATCTGGGAGCCAGAACGCACCTCGCAAGAAGACTACAAGGCCGCCGAGATAGAAAGAGACTCAAGGAAATAA